A genome region from Bufo gargarizans isolate SCDJY-AF-19 chromosome 2, ASM1485885v1, whole genome shotgun sequence includes the following:
- the LOC122925745 gene encoding olfactory receptor 1020-like, which yields MQSGNLTSVTEFLLLGLVDDPKWNLLLFCTFLAIYIVTAFVNMCMIILICFSSKLKNPMYFFLGHLSFSDLCYSSVITPKLLHNLFSNQMSISYKGCATQLFFFALFVGAECFLVTVMAYDRYVAICNPLQYIIIMSRYFRMRLVGVAYTGGLLTSVIHTSCTFHLFFCNSNKVNHFFCDIPPLLQISCTDTFMSELFTFLLSSVLGSFSAIVIVVSYAKIITSILKIKSPEGRQKSFSTCSSHLTVVALFFATAIFIYARPISSYSIEKDKVISLVYTVVIPMLNPIIYSLRNAQVKDAFITALHKTITYK from the coding sequence ATGCAGAGTGGAAACCTCACTTCAGTTACAGAATTCCTTTTGTTAGGGTTAGTGGATGATCCTAAATGGAACCTTCTACTTTTCTGCacctttttggcaatctacatcgTGACTGCATTTGTTAATATGTGCATGATAATTTTAATTTGCTTCTCTTCCAAACTCAAGAATCCCATGTACTTTTTCCTCGGTCACTTGTCTTTTTCAGACCTATGCTATTCTTCTGTAATAACTCCAAAGCTACTGCATAACTTGTTTTCCAATCAGATGTCTATATCCTACAAAGGTTGTGCCACACAGCTCTTCTTTTTTGCTTTGTTTGTGGGTGCGGAATGTTTCCTTGTTACTGTTATGGCCTATGACCGATATGTGGCCATTTGTAACCCATTACAATACATAATTATTATGAGCAGATATTTTAGGATGCGGTTGGTTGGGGTTGCCTATACTGGGGGTTTgcttacttctgtaatacataccaGTTGTACTTTTCACCTGTTCTTCTGTAATTCAAACAAGGTCAACCATTTTTTCTGTGACATTCCTCCTCTCCTTCAAATTTCCTGCACTGACACATTTATGAGTGAACTCTTTACATTTCTCTTATCCAGTGTTCTTGGAAGTTTTTCTGCAATTGTAATAGTTGTTTCCTATGCAAAAATTATTACTTCCATTCTGAAAATCAAATCTCCAGAGGGAAGACAGAAATCCTTCTCCACCTGCTCCTCGCACCTCACAGTGGTGGCCTTGTTCTTTGCGACAGCCATATTTATTTATGCAAGACCTATCTCCAGTTATTCTATTGAGAAGGATAAAGTGATTTCATTAGTGTATACTGTGGTAATACCAATGTTAAATCCTATCATTTATAGTCTAAGGAACGCTCAAGTGAAGgatgcttttattactgctttgcataaaACAATTACCTACAAGTAA